A section of the Flavobacterium sp. CG_23.5 genome encodes:
- a CDS encoding helix-turn-helix domain-containing protein, with translation MQTISEAAAYTLQFINQTHRSVFLTGKAGTGKTTLLKEIIATTHKNTVVVAPTGIAALNAGGVTIHSMFQLPFGGFIPAFNVDSQFTDTVKFESKDTLRRHFKMSGLKKSVIRNMELLVIDEVSMLRADLLDAMDYMMQTVRKNATPFGGVQVLFIGDLLQLPPVIRDEEWRTLRNYYKGKFFFHSHAVQQNPPLYIELSTIYRQTDTEFISVLNNLRNNQITAADVQALNKYVKPDFDLKNNKGYITLTTHNAKADAMNAQALEDLKGELITYKPDIVGDFPEKIFPIEERLQLKLGAQVMFVKNDLSFDKNYFNGKMGIIKSLSSQEILVHFPEEDKTIEVEKYEWQNIRYKIDPATKEIEEEVLGTFVHYPIKLAWAITVHKSQGLTFDKAAIDVSQVFMPGQAYVALSRLRSLEGLILLSPLRMNVISNDQDVMDYSLNKASEELLKNSLHFETKNFIHNYLMHSFNWADLAQEWRNHKYSYGDKSENSAKSKHARWATNQMEAIDSLLDPSQKFMAQLNKIFNNETVDLIHVSDRIQAAFNYFLKPLDEMVFEILWKLEEVKREKKSKTYYEELIVLEELQTKAVLRLMKAKLLIETVVAGETISKEKLTSDEIKKYITRKTEAIQNQFKKTHVTLIEDEADLERYTSKKATKKAPKKSTVEETYDLWIGKNSIQDIANIRKLTTQTIESHLVKLIQSKKVSVQDILPQDKIKELSQAFKHYKEESLNGMKEQFGDKYTWDELRMFKASLN, from the coding sequence ATGCAAACAATCTCTGAAGCCGCTGCTTACACCTTACAATTTATTAATCAAACACATCGATCGGTATTTCTTACCGGTAAAGCAGGAACCGGGAAGACCACGCTTTTAAAGGAAATCATAGCAACCACGCACAAGAACACAGTTGTCGTGGCGCCCACGGGAATAGCGGCTTTAAATGCAGGAGGTGTTACGATTCACTCGATGTTTCAGTTGCCGTTTGGAGGATTTATTCCTGCCTTTAATGTCGATTCCCAATTCACGGATACGGTAAAATTTGAGTCGAAAGATACCTTGCGCCGGCATTTTAAAATGAGTGGATTGAAGAAATCGGTGATTCGCAATATGGAATTGTTGGTGATCGACGAAGTGAGTATGCTGCGCGCTGATTTGCTGGATGCAATGGATTATATGATGCAAACGGTGCGAAAGAACGCAACTCCTTTTGGCGGAGTGCAGGTTTTGTTTATCGGTGATTTATTGCAATTGCCACCGGTGATTCGGGATGAGGAATGGAGAACGCTGCGCAATTATTACAAAGGAAAATTCTTTTTCCATTCGCATGCTGTTCAGCAAAATCCGCCTTTATATATTGAGTTATCCACAATATACCGCCAAACCGACACGGAGTTCATCTCGGTTTTGAATAATTTACGGAACAACCAAATCACCGCAGCCGATGTTCAGGCGCTGAACAAATACGTAAAACCTGATTTTGATTTAAAAAATAACAAAGGCTATATCACACTTACCACCCACAATGCCAAGGCCGATGCTATGAACGCACAAGCTTTGGAAGATTTAAAAGGGGAGTTGATAACCTACAAGCCGGATATCGTGGGCGATTTTCCCGAGAAGATTTTCCCGATTGAGGAACGCTTACAATTAAAACTGGGCGCACAAGTAATGTTTGTGAAAAACGATCTATCCTTCGATAAAAACTATTTCAACGGAAAAATGGGAATCATAAAATCCCTTTCGAGCCAGGAGATTCTGGTTCATTTTCCGGAAGAAGACAAAACCATAGAAGTCGAAAAATACGAATGGCAAAATATCCGCTATAAAATTGATCCCGCCACAAAGGAAATTGAAGAAGAGGTTTTAGGGACTTTTGTACATTATCCAATAAAATTGGCTTGGGCGATTACGGTGCATAAAAGCCAGGGATTAACTTTTGACAAGGCTGCGATCGATGTTTCGCAGGTTTTTATGCCGGGACAAGCGTATGTGGCATTATCGCGTTTACGCTCGTTAGAAGGGCTTATTTTGCTATCTCCGTTGCGTATGAACGTGATTTCTAACGACCAGGATGTCATGGATTACTCTTTAAACAAGGCTTCGGAAGAATTATTGAAAAATTCACTGCATTTTGAAACCAAGAATTTCATCCATAACTATTTGATGCACAGTTTTAACTGGGCTGATTTAGCACAGGAATGGCGCAATCACAAGTACAGCTATGGGGATAAGTCTGAAAATTCAGCCAAATCGAAACATGCGCGCTGGGCAACAAACCAAATGGAAGCCATCGATTCCCTTTTGGATCCCTCCCAGAAATTCATGGCGCAGCTCAACAAAATCTTCAATAACGAAACCGTGGATTTAATCCATGTTTCCGACAGGATTCAAGCCGCTTTCAACTATTTCTTAAAGCCATTGGACGAGATGGTTTTTGAAATTCTCTGGAAACTCGAAGAAGTGAAGCGAGAGAAAAAAAGTAAGACTTATTATGAGGAACTGATTGTGCTCGAAGAATTGCAGACTAAAGCCGTTTTGCGATTGATGAAAGCCAAGCTTTTGATTGAAACCGTGGTTGCCGGTGAAACCATTTCGAAGGAAAAACTAACCTCTGACGAAATAAAGAAATACATCACTAGAAAAACTGAAGCGATTCAAAACCAATTTAAGAAAACACATGTCACTTTGATTGAAGACGAAGCCGACTTGGAACGCTATACGTCTAAAAAAGCGACCAAGAAAGCACCCAAGAAATCGACCGTGGAGGAAACCTACGACTTGTGGATTGGCAAAAATTCGATTCAGGATATTGCAAATATCAGGAAATTAACCACCCAAACTATAGAAAGCCATTTGGTCAAACTGATCCAATCCAAGAAAGTAAGCGTCCAAGACATACTGCCACAGGACAAAATCAAGGAATTGAGCCAAGCCTTCAAGCATTACAAAGAAGAATCGCTGAACGGCATGAAAGAGCAATTTGGCGACAAATATACTTGGGACGAATTGAGAATGTTCAAGGCGAGTTTGAATTAG
- a CDS encoding SPOR domain-containing protein codes for MKIEPYIAQLLYRYQCVTVPGFGAFLTEIQSAQLNESSNSFSPPKKMISFNANLKNNDGLLANHIAQAEKTSYEYAVSAIQYEVFLWKKALEENAIFSIKNVGDFCLNADANLVFTPYDQTNYLTNSFGLSPFVSPLVKREIFEQKIEAIEENQTIALIPEEARRMNPYLKYAAIFVLGLGLTAGVGYPIYQNQITTQTTLVETAVQKQVQNKIQEATFFIETPIPAVTLSVKSATEVKMSYHIMAGVYREEKNAQKTFNQLTRLGYKARRIAPNRHGLFPVLYGSYATIAEAEKAKQEIQKKHNPEAWILIQSL; via the coding sequence ATGAAAATCGAACCTTACATCGCGCAGCTTTTATACCGTTATCAATGTGTAACCGTTCCAGGTTTCGGAGCTTTTTTAACCGAAATTCAATCGGCTCAACTGAATGAAAGCTCGAATTCGTTTTCTCCTCCAAAGAAAATGATTTCTTTCAATGCCAATTTGAAGAACAATGATGGTTTATTAGCCAATCATATTGCCCAAGCAGAAAAAACATCTTATGAATATGCCGTTAGCGCCATTCAGTATGAAGTTTTTCTTTGGAAAAAAGCATTGGAAGAAAACGCCATTTTCTCGATAAAAAATGTAGGTGATTTTTGCCTGAACGCCGATGCTAATTTAGTATTTACTCCATATGATCAAACCAATTATTTGACAAATTCATTTGGTTTAAGTCCGTTTGTTTCGCCACTTGTGAAAAGAGAAATCTTCGAACAAAAAATTGAAGCAATCGAGGAAAATCAAACCATTGCTTTGATTCCAGAGGAAGCAAGAAGAATGAATCCATATTTAAAATATGCTGCCATTTTTGTACTGGGATTAGGATTAACAGCAGGTGTTGGCTATCCAATTTACCAAAATCAAATCACAACTCAAACTACGCTTGTTGAAACGGCCGTTCAAAAACAGGTTCAGAATAAAATACAAGAAGCTACTTTTTTTATCGAAACTCCAATTCCCGCTGTAACGCTATCCGTTAAATCAGCTACGGAAGTAAAAATGTCGTATCATATCATGGCAGGCGTTTATAGAGAAGAAAAAAATGCACAAAAAACATTTAATCAATTAACTCGCTTAGGATACAAAGCCCGCCGAATCGCTCCTAACAGACACGGATTATTCCCTGTCCTTTACGGAAGTTATGCCACTATTGCAGAAGCCGAAAAAGCAAAACAGGAAATTCAGAAAAAACACAATCCGGAAGCTTGGATCTTAATCCAATCGCTATAA
- a CDS encoding OmpH family outer membrane protein, whose protein sequence is MKSKIHEYQKRNIKNMSNKALVIIALSITILSCNKPAPQVKEVKTAYVDTSVLMKEYTEAKDLEAKYKAKSEEKGRQLDAEISRFKQDAANFQSQAQANGQAWAQQKGAELQKREQQLGQAQQALAQELQQESGKEMDSLVSGVKKFIKTYGKENGYSYIYGTGDAASVLYAEDKYDITKVIVKALNDKYKSPESKEEVKK, encoded by the coding sequence ATGAAATCGAAGATTCACGAATACCAAAAAAGAAATATTAAAAATATGAGTAATAAAGCATTAGTAATTATCGCACTTTCAATTACAATACTATCTTGTAATAAACCAGCGCCACAAGTAAAGGAAGTAAAAACAGCTTATGTGGATACTTCAGTGTTAATGAAAGAATATACCGAAGCAAAAGACCTTGAAGCTAAATATAAAGCAAAATCAGAAGAGAAAGGAAGACAACTGGACGCTGAAATTTCAAGATTTAAGCAAGATGCTGCTAATTTTCAAAGTCAAGCACAAGCAAATGGACAAGCGTGGGCACAACAAAAAGGAGCTGAATTACAAAAAAGAGAGCAACAATTAGGTCAAGCGCAACAAGCATTGGCTCAAGAATTGCAACAAGAAAGCGGTAAAGAAATGGATTCTTTAGTTAGCGGTGTTAAAAAATTCATCAAAACCTACGGTAAAGAAAACGGATATTCGTATATCTACGGTACTGGTGACGCTGCCTCTGTTTTATATGCTGAAGATAAATACGATATTACTAAAGTGATTGTAAAAGCTTTAAACGATAAATACAAATCTCCTGAATCAAAGGAAGAAGTTAAAAAATAA